CCGAAGGGCGCCACGGGCAGGTTGCGCACGAGGGCCATGGCCAACACTCCTTGGCGGGCCATGGCCCGGCTAAGGCGGTTGATGCGCCTGCCCGCCAGGTTGCGCAGCGGGTCCTTGCCGAGCAGTCCGCCCAGCAAGTATCCGGCAATGGCTCCGAGCAGGCTGCCGCTGAAAGCATAGGCGAAGCTGGTGATGGGACCATACAGCAGGGCCACGGCCACCAGCATGAGCGTGATCGGAACCATGAGCACGCTGCCCACGGTCAGGGCTCCGAGCACGAGCAGCGGCTCCAGGGGAGAGCCGCGCAGGCTGCGGCCCAAGGCCGTGAGGCTGTCCAGGTCGAGCCATTCGGCCAAGGGTCCGAACTTCCAGGCCAAGGCCAGGCCGATAAACGCAAGCAGCAGTAGGGCTGGCAGCACGTAGGCCGCCCGCCAGCGCCTTGTGGGCTCGGGCGTGTCGAAGAAGAACATGTCGATCAGCCTGTCCATGGCCATAGGTTTTTCGGGATCTAGCAGTGAATGATCCAGAATATCCGGGTCCACCCACTCGGGGGCGGCGGACTCCAGGGGGCGCAGGCTGCGGCCCTCGTTGCGCAGGGCCTCCACCGTGGCGATGAGCGAACCGGTCTCTTCCAGGCCTGCTGCCACGAGTCCGGGCGGCACGCCCAGGTGTTCGCCAAGCAAGCGATGTAACAGGCCGGATATGGCCTCCCGCAACGCTTCTCCGTCAGGGTCGCCGGGAATGCACTCCAGGGCCAGGTCGCACTCGCTGTCCAGGCCCATGGAGCGGTTGCTCAGGTTGGCCGAGCCGATGCGCAGGAAGCAGTCGTCGGCGATCATGACTTTGGAATGCAGGTGCATGCTGGCGCCGTGGTCCAGGTCGGGCACGTATGGATAGTAGACGCGCAGTCGGCCGTGATGGTCAGCCTCGCGCAGTCGGTCCAGGACGCGCACGCGCAGGCCGTCCATGACTCCCTGCTCCAGCCAGCCCGGGCTTCGGAAGGGCACGGCCAGCATGATTTCCGGGCCTAGCGGCCGTCTCAGGCTCTCGCACAGGAATCCGCATACGGCGTCGGAAGTGAAGTACTGGGTCTCGATGTAGATATAGCGCTTGGCCGCGGCAATGGAATCCCTGAAGAGCCGCTCCACTTGGCGCACGGGCTTGCGTAATTTGTATGCCGGCAAGGTCAGGCTGATGCCCATACGGGTGTCGCGCGCATGCACGGGCACGCCCCAGGGCCATGGCGAATCCTTCCTGGGTTCCGGCTTCGGCAGACGCTTGCCCTTGGCCCAGATCCAACGCTGGCGGAAAAGTTCGCCCAGACAGGCCGCGGCATCGCCGTCCACGAGTATCTGCACATCATGGAACGGCGGGTAGTGCGTGCCGCCGGGCGTCATGCGCAGCGGGTCGGTCGGGGCATGCTCGGGCGTGTCCCAGCGGCTGTGCGTAAGGTCCAGGCCACCCGAAAAGGCCAGGCAGTCGTCCACCACCACGATCTTTTGGTGCTGGGAGGCGGTCAGCGGGTGGTCATCGTCCATGACCAGGTGCACCCTGTGATGCGTTGCCCAGCCAAGCTTGACCACCGGCAGCATCTCCCGCTCCATGGCGTAGAGCATGGCGAAATCCCAATCCAGGATATGAATGTGCAATCCCGGCCTGTTGCGCGCCAGATGGTTGAGGAAGTTCCCGAGTCGGTATTTTTCCTCGTCCTCGGCCCTGGGCAGGCCGCGCAGCAGCTTGACGCGGCTGTTAATATCCCAGCCGGCGATGTAGATGCTGCGCCGGGCAGTCTCGCAGGCTGCCACGAACGCCCGGAAATAGTCGGCGCCGTCCACCAGGAAAGCCGCGCGCGAACACTTGGCCAAGCGCCAACAGTTCAGGTCCTCCCGGAGTATGGGAAACCCCGACGTCTCTTCCTGGGATCGGGGAGCAGGTCGGATAAGGGCGGGCAGCATGTTTCAATACTACATAACACCATTCCGCGAGCAACAGGTTTCCTTCATGGACGCATGCCGCAAGGAACACGAGCTGCCTTTGCCGTCCGGCACGTCGCGCCATTTTTCTCGCGTGCTTGCCGTGTTTGCATGCCGGCAGGCCGTATCCGTGGTCCTTGAGGCGGTTTCCGGGTACATGCGGACCGCCCGTGCCCGGCTTGTCGGCCTTTGACAGGCGAGGTACGCTCGCAAGGCAGCCGTAACGGGTTAAGCATCCTGACCAGTTTCGACAAAAGTGATTCCAGAGTGTGATTAATAATTCGAGGACACTTGCGCCGAGGCTAGACTAGGCGGATTGTGTCG
The genomic region above belongs to Desulfocurvibacter africanus subsp. africanus DSM 2603 and contains:
- a CDS encoding VTT domain-containing protein: MAKCSRAAFLVDGADYFRAFVAACETARRSIYIAGWDINSRVKLLRGLPRAEDEEKYRLGNFLNHLARNRPGLHIHILDWDFAMLYAMEREMLPVVKLGWATHHRVHLVMDDDHPLTASQHQKIVVVDDCLAFSGGLDLTHSRWDTPEHAPTDPLRMTPGGTHYPPFHDVQILVDGDAAACLGELFRQRWIWAKGKRLPKPEPRKDSPWPWGVPVHARDTRMGISLTLPAYKLRKPVRQVERLFRDSIAAAKRYIYIETQYFTSDAVCGFLCESLRRPLGPEIMLAVPFRSPGWLEQGVMDGLRVRVLDRLREADHHGRLRVYYPYVPDLDHGASMHLHSKVMIADDCFLRIGSANLSNRSMGLDSECDLALECIPGDPDGEALREAISGLLHRLLGEHLGVPPGLVAAGLEETGSLIATVEALRNEGRSLRPLESAAPEWVDPDILDHSLLDPEKPMAMDRLIDMFFFDTPEPTRRWRAAYVLPALLLLAFIGLALAWKFGPLAEWLDLDSLTALGRSLRGSPLEPLLVLGALTVGSVLMVPITLMLVAVALLYGPITSFAYAFSGSLLGAIAGYLLGGLLGKDPLRNLAGRRINRLSRAMARQGVLAMALVRNLPVAPFGLVNLIAGASHIHFRDYLLGTALGMLPGVLAITLLGDSLGRLIRQPSWTNVLLALAVIGCILLAAWWLRRRLAQREQEQA